A genome region from Neptunomonas japonica JAMM 1380 includes the following:
- the hpf gene encoding ribosome hibernation-promoting factor, HPF/YfiA family, producing the protein MIINITNRHDKVSPAIREKIESWLEHSQERYDVISSAQVTLDKTDRLEEVEATLHAAGREINAKASDDNLFVALDALAQKIDRQLAKLHDKQVHKKGTPKHTTLIGEESVNDDDIDDEEVYQA; encoded by the coding sequence ATGATCATCAACATCACTAACCGCCATGATAAAGTTTCACCCGCTATTCGCGAAAAAATTGAATCTTGGTTAGAACACAGCCAAGAACGTTACGATGTTATTTCAAGTGCTCAGGTCACTCTAGATAAAACAGACCGCCTAGAAGAAGTTGAAGCAACTCTCCATGCCGCAGGCAGAGAAATTAATGCTAAAGCATCGGATGATAATCTTTTTGTTGCATTGGATGCACTCGCTCAAAAAATTGACCGCCAGCTAGCAAAACTACACGACAAACAGGTGCACAAAAAAGGTACACCTAAACATACTACTTTAATTGGTGAAGAATCCGTCAACGATGATGATATCGACGACGAAGAGGTCTATCAGGCCTGA
- a CDS encoding DUF2947 domain-containing protein: MNYTPINEYRYLWFYQHKDMPVPEDDLVQIKPLSSARASEIWALNISTDSLDASALAKDDWASKADTWLEKGFWQGAWDSDAEALPEVLAEFIQWEGNSIVYFCYAGEHIVETTWDVFRRHWKNFLFLDDGPLLIGKKRKEAVQFQQNGSFAVGKRP; encoded by the coding sequence ATGAATTATACCCCTATAAATGAGTACCGTTATCTATGGTTTTATCAACATAAGGATATGCCGGTTCCTGAAGATGACCTTGTCCAGATCAAGCCGTTAAGCAGCGCAAGAGCAAGCGAAATTTGGGCGCTGAACATCAGCACAGATAGCTTGGATGCCAGTGCATTAGCAAAAGATGATTGGGCAAGCAAAGCAGATACTTGGTTAGAGAAAGGCTTTTGGCAAGGCGCATGGGACAGTGATGCTGAAGCGTTACCTGAGGTGCTGGCAGAATTTATTCAATGGGAAGGAAACAGCATTGTATATTTTTGTTATGCAGGTGAGCATATCGTTGAAACGACATGGGACGTTTTTAGAAGACATTGGAAAAACTTTTTATTTTTAGATGATGGGCCGCTATTGATAGGCAAAAAGCGCAAAGAGGCTGTGCAGTTTCAGCAAAATGGTTCTTTTGCTGTGGGTAAGCGCCCTTAA
- a CDS encoding STAS/SEC14 domain-containing protein → MLSILPDTAGDLIVVQASDSLTADDYKDVLVPLIEEKLPTYGPLRVVIYLDPSFTGMEAGAIWEDAKLGLSHTEDFLRVALVGGPDWIEWATKLGNHLIKGETQHFEERQFLQALHWVDDAKA, encoded by the coding sequence ATGCTATCCATTTTGCCCGACACGGCTGGAGACCTAATCGTTGTTCAAGCATCAGATTCATTGACGGCTGACGACTATAAAGATGTGCTGGTCCCACTAATTGAAGAAAAACTACCCACTTATGGACCATTACGTGTCGTGATTTACCTTGACCCATCCTTTACCGGCATGGAAGCAGGCGCAATATGGGAGGATGCGAAACTAGGCCTCTCACATACCGAAGATTTTTTACGTGTAGCCCTTGTTGGAGGCCCCGACTGGATAGAGTGGGCGACAAAACTAGGTAATCATTTAATTAAGGGCGAAACTCAACACTTTGAAGAACGCCAGTTTCTGCAAGCATTGCATTGGGTAGATGACGCCAAGGCTTAA
- a CDS encoding DNA ligase, with the protein MNSPFIRHVAKLRCAPHVLSSITCFALSTYAFQVNATDANILPPLQLAKSLDHASLQVDLNGYWYAEKLDGIRGYWDGEHLVTRQGNHIHAPEWFIRSLPNIAMEGELWIGRQRFDKVSSIARQHKATDSDWRSVSFFLFDLPHYPGTFEQRRTVLEKWVTTINEPHIKAVTVSTFKSQAALEEQLLSWTKQGAEGIMLYRGAGLYQAKRTDDLLKLKSYEDAEARVIEILPGKGKYQGMLGALLVEDSNGVRFRVGSGFSDAERKAPPEVGSIITYRFNGKTRYGKPRFARFERIRNDF; encoded by the coding sequence ATGAATTCCCCTTTTATTAGGCATGTTGCAAAGCTGCGCTGTGCTCCCCATGTTTTATCGTCAATAACCTGTTTTGCGTTAAGTACTTATGCCTTTCAAGTGAACGCCACTGACGCAAATATTTTGCCACCATTGCAGTTGGCAAAAAGCCTTGATCATGCAAGCTTACAGGTTGATTTGAATGGCTATTGGTATGCAGAAAAGTTAGATGGGATTCGTGGTTATTGGGATGGAGAGCACCTCGTAACCCGCCAAGGTAACCATATCCATGCTCCCGAATGGTTTATACGATCTTTGCCTAATATAGCAATGGAGGGGGAGCTATGGATTGGCAGACAACGATTTGACAAGGTTTCTAGTATCGCAAGACAGCATAAAGCAACGGATTCGGATTGGCGCTCTGTTAGTTTTTTTCTATTTGATTTACCGCACTACCCAGGGACTTTTGAGCAGCGTAGAACGGTACTGGAAAAATGGGTTACTACTATTAATGAACCGCATATTAAAGCCGTTACTGTCTCTACTTTTAAGTCACAAGCTGCACTTGAAGAGCAGCTGTTGAGTTGGACTAAACAAGGGGCTGAGGGGATCATGCTTTATCGGGGCGCAGGGTTGTACCAAGCTAAGCGTACGGATGATCTCCTGAAGCTGAAAAGTTATGAAGATGCCGAGGCTCGCGTAATTGAAATACTACCAGGTAAAGGAAAGTATCAAGGGATGTTAGGGGCTTTACTGGTGGAGGACAGTAATGGAGTCAGGTTTAGAGTAGGCAGTGGCTTTAGTGATGCAGAACGAAAAGCACCTCCAGAGGTTGGCAGTATAATCACCTATCGTTTTAATGGAAAAACCCGTTACGGTAAGCCTAGGTTTGCCCGCTTTGAGCGTATTCGTAATGACTTTTAA
- a CDS encoding DNA-J related domain-containing protein gives MKSPITAIILATLRKHPQGFNEYTLIQAIESAGLFDTLDKNTDVALFQKHFLTMNALYQLQISLWEEEALYLEISALHIHLETGCVETNQIKSTAQTRLEDSTVNNINETLPEQNRNEALRSYYLDWAHYNSADESSVKQLLNSFWERFLNPEQRVTAFNTLELTDTASSPETIKQQFRLLAAKHHPDKGGDPNNFIAIREAYEILLPTR, from the coding sequence ATGAAAAGCCCTATTACAGCTATTATATTAGCTACGCTCAGAAAGCACCCACAGGGGTTTAACGAATACACATTAATACAAGCCATTGAATCTGCTGGTTTATTTGACACCCTTGATAAAAACACCGATGTTGCACTGTTTCAGAAGCATTTTTTAACGATGAATGCACTTTACCAGCTGCAGATTTCACTTTGGGAAGAAGAGGCTTTATATCTTGAAATTTCAGCGCTACACATTCACCTTGAAACAGGCTGTGTTGAAACGAACCAGATAAAAAGTACGGCCCAAACTCGATTAGAAGACAGCACAGTGAACAACATCAATGAAACACTACCCGAACAAAACAGGAATGAAGCCCTCCGATCTTATTATTTGGATTGGGCTCACTACAATAGTGCCGATGAATCCTCGGTTAAGCAGTTATTAAATAGCTTCTGGGAACGTTTTTTAAACCCGGAACAACGTGTAACGGCTTTCAACACCTTAGAGCTAACTGATACCGCCTCCTCCCCTGAAACTATCAAGCAACAGTTTCGCTTATTGGCTGCCAAACACCATCCCGATAAAGGGGGTGATCCCAATAACTTTATTGCTATTCGTGAAGCTTATGAGATTTTATTACCTACACGTTAA
- a CDS encoding diguanylate cyclase has protein sequence MINSFVSSAQADETEKVLTVTTMDSAIDLTPFINIYEDATKKLTYKDFSNPKAGQQFKPLNKAANFGFSESAWWVKLRIVNHHEKIQRVTIRQNYPLIDYVDFHSQQHNNTWISYSTGDRREFSTRPINFMEFLFPIELLPNTETTIFMRFESSGPINIGLDLQSETSLFDTVSSNHLITGIYYGGFIILVFYNLLLFIAIKDRTFIYYLLYLASYGLFFAVMNGLAFQYFWPASPWLANQSLIILLSLSLIWSLQFSRSILSIKDISPVSNHITSGLIIVSTIPLFISPFVSYRLIIIPMSIITILCTVQLMAMGFIAFSRGSKPARYYLVAWSTLLIGIFAYMLKSFGILPHNTWTQNGQQIGSLIEMVLLSLAMSSKVNEYKKGSYIDSLTNLPNRRSFDERFSKEFDNVKGHKQGLLSLLIIDVDNFKHYNDKYGHSQGDEALKFVGKKLQSTARKNTIPSRYGGEEFAVILPNTSSEQAHTIGERIRSKIESDNAQQHNLTVSVGVATLEENNFASHHQLFEAADQALYYAKENGRNRTECFNTTIKDRRTTSC, from the coding sequence ATGATTAATTCATTTGTCAGCTCAGCACAGGCCGATGAGACCGAAAAAGTATTAACCGTTACTACAATGGATTCGGCCATAGATTTGACACCGTTTATCAATATATATGAAGACGCCACGAAGAAACTAACATATAAAGATTTTTCAAACCCAAAAGCTGGACAGCAGTTTAAGCCTCTGAATAAAGCCGCAAACTTTGGGTTTAGTGAATCAGCATGGTGGGTAAAACTACGAATAGTTAATCATCATGAAAAAATACAAAGAGTGACGATTCGACAAAACTACCCCTTAATCGACTACGTAGATTTTCATAGCCAGCAGCACAATAATACCTGGATAAGCTATTCAACTGGAGACCGTAGAGAGTTCTCCACTCGTCCTATCAACTTTATGGAATTTCTATTCCCTATTGAATTGCTCCCTAATACTGAAACGACCATTTTCATGCGCTTTGAGTCCAGCGGTCCCATTAATATCGGTCTTGACTTACAATCTGAGACCAGCCTATTTGACACGGTCAGTAGCAACCATCTGATCACAGGCATCTATTATGGCGGTTTTATCATTCTGGTTTTTTACAACCTGCTACTGTTTATCGCTATAAAAGATCGAACATTCATCTATTACCTGCTCTATCTCGCTAGCTATGGGTTATTCTTTGCTGTGATGAATGGTTTAGCTTTTCAGTATTTCTGGCCTGCGAGTCCTTGGTTGGCGAACCAAAGTTTAATTATTTTGCTATCGCTCTCTTTAATTTGGTCGTTACAATTTTCCCGTTCGATACTGTCCATTAAAGATATTTCTCCCGTATCAAACCATATTACATCTGGGTTAATCATCGTAAGTACAATTCCTCTGTTCATCTCTCCTTTTGTGTCCTATAGATTGATCATTATTCCCATGTCGATCATTACCATTTTGTGCACGGTCCAGCTAATGGCTATGGGATTCATAGCTTTTTCCAGAGGCTCAAAACCAGCCCGGTATTATCTCGTAGCATGGAGCACGCTATTAATTGGCATTTTTGCTTATATGCTCAAATCTTTTGGGATACTGCCACACAATACATGGACACAAAATGGACAACAAATCGGCTCTTTAATAGAGATGGTTCTACTATCATTAGCCATGAGCAGTAAAGTTAATGAGTATAAAAAAGGCAGTTATATAGACTCCTTAACTAACCTGCCCAACCGAAGATCTTTTGACGAACGTTTCTCCAAAGAGTTTGATAACGTGAAAGGTCATAAGCAAGGCCTGTTGTCGTTATTGATTATCGACGTTGACAATTTCAAACACTACAACGATAAATATGGCCATTCGCAAGGCGATGAGGCTCTAAAATTTGTTGGTAAAAAACTGCAAAGTACCGCGCGTAAAAATACCATTCCGAGCCGCTACGGCGGTGAAGAATTCGCGGTAATACTACCCAACACCTCATCGGAACAAGCACATACCATTGGCGAACGCATTCGATCTAAAATCGAAAGCGACAACGCTCAGCAACACAATCTAACAGTGAGTGTTGGTGTGGCTACACTTGAAGAAAATAACTTTGCCTCGCATCACCAGTTATTTGAAGCAGCTGATCAAGCACTTTATTACGCAAAGGAAAATGGACGTAACCGCACGGAATGCTTTAATACAACAATAAAAGACCGGCGGACCACATCTTGCTAA
- a CDS encoding cytochrome P450 — protein sequence MTTTDTQAKNPSQKGLVAKFLGYMIESKPDLLFGMIRNTRPNLVMPGNGPVFITRFNDVQEVLNLPDIFNVTYGPMIDPCVGPFMLGRDCTTINQRDKGIMKSLMQREDLPFIREKVASLVNEAVEHQIQNQKIEIVNTVSRWVPLKLTGEYFGFPGPDMKSMFRWSLATQLDMFHNLDNDSVIHQNNIDAGHEMKAYLHTLIPERREALQKKPEMDDILSRLLKSHFPEAIHFDDERIVANIMGTLVGGVETTSQAVVQILDQLFKRPKILEQAIKAAKTDDNHLLYQYCWEALRFNPINPFVVRRCVRDYKIARGTLRSATIKAGSLVFVSTRSAMKDGRQIPAASQFCIDRPAYHYLHMGHGMHTCLGDQLSRVQIPEIVKRILKLPNVRPSSAMDFKGGPFPESYSIEFDSID from the coding sequence ATGACAACGACTGATACACAAGCAAAGAACCCATCCCAAAAGGGATTAGTCGCTAAGTTTCTTGGCTATATGATCGAAAGCAAACCTGATTTACTTTTCGGGATGATAAGAAATACACGGCCAAACCTAGTAATGCCCGGCAATGGTCCGGTTTTTATTACCCGATTTAACGACGTTCAAGAGGTGTTAAACCTTCCAGACATATTCAATGTAACTTATGGTCCAATGATTGATCCTTGTGTTGGCCCCTTTATGCTAGGTCGCGACTGCACCACCATCAATCAACGCGATAAAGGGATTATGAAATCCCTCATGCAACGTGAAGACCTGCCCTTTATCCGAGAAAAAGTCGCCTCTTTAGTGAATGAAGCAGTCGAGCATCAAATACAAAACCAAAAAATTGAAATCGTTAATACCGTTTCCCGCTGGGTACCACTGAAGTTAACCGGAGAATACTTTGGCTTTCCTGGCCCTGATATGAAATCCATGTTCCGTTGGTCACTAGCGACCCAACTAGACATGTTTCATAATTTAGATAATGACTCAGTAATACATCAGAACAACATAGATGCAGGTCATGAGATGAAAGCCTATCTGCACACACTGATACCAGAACGACGTGAGGCATTACAAAAAAAACCAGAAATGGATGACATATTGTCACGCTTACTAAAATCACACTTCCCTGAAGCTATTCATTTTGACGATGAGCGAATCGTAGCCAATATCATGGGCACTTTAGTAGGTGGTGTAGAAACAACTTCACAAGCAGTTGTGCAAATTCTGGATCAGCTGTTTAAACGTCCAAAGATATTAGAGCAAGCTATTAAAGCAGCCAAAACCGACGACAACCACCTTCTCTATCAATACTGTTGGGAAGCTTTACGTTTTAACCCCATCAACCCTTTTGTGGTACGTCGCTGTGTTCGCGATTATAAAATTGCGCGCGGTACATTACGAAGCGCCACCATAAAAGCAGGTTCATTAGTATTTGTCTCAACTCGCTCCGCAATGAAAGACGGGCGGCAAATTCCAGCGGCCTCACAATTTTGTATCGATAGGCCAGCCTACCATTACCTACATATGGGGCATGGCATGCATACCTGCCTTGGCGATCAACTTAGCCGCGTGCAGATCCCCGAAATTGTTAAACGAATATTAAAACTACCCAATGTTCGACCAAGCTCGGCAATGGACTTCAAAGGAGGCCCATTTCCTGAGAGCTATTCTATTGAGTTCGACTCTATTGATTAG
- a CDS encoding di-heme-cytochrome C peroxidase, producing MSTVKQATRRQLVSRIIWFVIFIAIILFLSFINGPKVGSVIQGLTPPHLPQTPKASSRVWLDQNWDQAVSKKYHHISQGTRTLPIPLSWLLALEEPASNAFLSPFTSQGKFTDNEYLLRFGFIEGQTNDLNPHGLPIGIASTPYQTLPGIKSPTTAVGFNCAACHTAHLTYKDTEYVIEGGPAATDLGQLTQALGAALGQTLISSKLPVFNGRFERFAKSVLKDDAYNDANVLSLSQELEDVLSQLANTPNAVDIVEGYTRLDALNRIGNQVFALDPQRYENYVAIDAPVTYPHIWTASWFNWVQYDGSIMQPLVRNTGEAMGVNANIDTSSPKGEKKFSSAIPINNLWWIEQALSGDAPLPKREFTGLLSPKWPDSFPAIDQEKAKHGAKLYQQICQGCHLVPISSEEIWQPKYMAPIKYVVDGVEQQTSDSVLNLKLIPHKQIGTDPAQGNVIANRTVNTAGKDDNKALTSTKGMGIDTDICAPAPTLPTFSSGSKQSEYKKEQLVNIPISDGSSINFGLALGGIVQQANDAWFEENYIAEQDQAYYTKGRPNCLRISGGYKARPLNGIWATAPFLHNGSIPSLMDLLSPPSERPELVQLGDIAFDPQKVGIKQDKNVQKHKGEKYNHEGFFILDTAIPGNSNRGHEFSSAWDNSKGWNQQEKGVIGPEFTLEERLALIEYLKTL from the coding sequence ATGAGCACCGTCAAACAGGCTACACGCCGTCAGCTGGTTTCAAGAATCATCTGGTTTGTTATTTTTATTGCCATCATTTTATTTCTTAGCTTTATCAACGGCCCCAAAGTTGGCTCAGTCATTCAGGGGTTAACCCCCCCCCATTTGCCACAAACACCTAAGGCGTCAAGTCGTGTGTGGCTTGACCAAAATTGGGATCAAGCCGTATCAAAAAAATATCACCATATAAGCCAGGGTACTCGAACCCTGCCGATACCTTTAAGTTGGCTATTGGCTCTTGAGGAGCCTGCAAGCAACGCATTTCTTTCTCCCTTTACGTCACAGGGAAAATTCACAGATAACGAATACCTATTAAGGTTTGGCTTTATTGAAGGACAAACCAACGATTTAAACCCACACGGCCTGCCTATTGGCATTGCCAGTACTCCCTACCAAACACTACCTGGTATAAAGAGCCCAACAACAGCGGTAGGGTTTAACTGTGCAGCCTGTCATACCGCCCACCTTACGTATAAGGATACGGAATATGTTATTGAAGGCGGACCTGCTGCAACTGACCTTGGACAGTTAACTCAAGCACTGGGGGCCGCACTGGGCCAAACACTGATCTCTTCTAAACTCCCTGTTTTTAATGGCCGCTTTGAACGCTTTGCCAAAAGCGTTCTTAAAGATGACGCCTACAATGACGCTAATGTCTTGAGCCTCAGCCAAGAACTAGAAGATGTGCTAAGCCAATTAGCAAACACACCTAATGCAGTAGATATAGTTGAAGGCTATACACGCTTAGATGCATTGAACAGAATCGGTAATCAGGTTTTTGCTTTAGATCCACAGCGCTACGAAAACTATGTTGCCATTGATGCCCCCGTTACCTACCCACATATATGGACCGCCTCGTGGTTTAATTGGGTTCAATATGACGGCTCTATAATGCAACCTCTGGTGCGTAATACCGGTGAAGCAATGGGCGTTAATGCCAATATAGATACCAGCTCACCCAAAGGGGAAAAAAAATTCTCTTCTGCTATCCCGATCAATAATCTGTGGTGGATAGAGCAAGCACTCAGTGGTGATGCTCCTCTTCCTAAACGCGAATTCACTGGATTATTATCGCCTAAATGGCCTGACAGTTTCCCAGCAATTGATCAAGAAAAAGCAAAGCATGGTGCTAAGCTTTATCAACAGATTTGCCAAGGCTGCCACCTAGTACCTATAAGCTCTGAAGAAATTTGGCAACCCAAATACATGGCACCCATTAAATACGTTGTTGATGGAGTAGAGCAGCAAACATCTGATTCAGTACTTAACTTGAAGCTCATCCCTCACAAGCAGATTGGAACAGATCCCGCCCAAGGAAATGTTATTGCAAATAGAACCGTTAATACTGCTGGTAAGGATGACAACAAAGCTTTAACAAGTACAAAAGGGATGGGTATTGATACTGATATTTGCGCCCCAGCACCTACATTGCCAACCTTCTCTTCGGGCTCGAAACAAAGTGAATATAAAAAAGAGCAGCTAGTTAATATTCCTATCAGCGATGGATCAAGCATTAATTTTGGGCTCGCTCTGGGTGGCATAGTGCAACAAGCTAATGATGCCTGGTTTGAAGAAAACTACATTGCAGAGCAAGATCAGGCCTATTACACCAAGGGACGTCCAAACTGTTTGAGAATCAGCGGCGGATACAAAGCCAGACCCTTAAACGGTATCTGGGCTACTGCGCCCTTCTTACATAATGGATCAATACCTTCATTGATGGATTTACTGTCACCACCCAGTGAAAGACCTGAACTGGTTCAACTAGGTGATATTGCATTTGATCCACAAAAAGTTGGCATCAAGCAAGATAAAAACGTGCAAAAACACAAAGGTGAAAAATACAACCACGAAGGCTTTTTCATTCTCGATACAGCGATACCTGGCAACAGCAATCGCGGTCACGAGTTTTCCAGTGCTTGGGACAACAGTAAAGGCTGGAATCAGCAAGAAAAAGGGGTCATTGGACCTGAGTTTACGCTTGAAGAACGCCTTGCGTTAATCGAATACCTCAAAACCCTTTAA
- a CDS encoding DUF1304 domain-containing protein translates to MVANIVIGIVALLHVYFLVLEMFLWDKPTGLRVFKQTKEQASATKILAANQGLYNGFLAAGLIWGLALGNNGSDIKVFFLSCIVIAGLYGGATASRRIIAIQAAPAALALILVLLNI, encoded by the coding sequence ATGGTAGCTAACATCGTTATAGGTATAGTTGCTCTCCTTCACGTTTATTTTTTAGTACTCGAGATGTTTCTTTGGGATAAGCCGACTGGTTTACGCGTATTCAAACAAACAAAAGAGCAAGCATCTGCCACAAAAATACTGGCTGCAAACCAAGGGTTATACAACGGTTTTTTAGCAGCAGGTCTTATTTGGGGTCTTGCCCTTGGAAACAATGGCAGCGATATAAAAGTGTTTTTTCTAAGCTGTATTGTTATTGCAGGTTTATATGGCGGAGCAACCGCTAGCCGCAGGATTATAGCTATTCAAGCAGCACCAGCCGCATTAGCCCTGATCCTTGTTCTGTTAAACATATAA
- a CDS encoding DUF3465 domain-containing protein, translating into MKIPLSPKLRIVLIIILGVVWVANEYKPGGQTGPVATSASQSSTSVARASKVDSGSQSAIAKAFRDKQSDLIVTESGKVLKVLPDDTKGSRHQRILVKVNSGKTVLIAHNIDLAPRLNTLRSGDTIRFKGEYEWNEKGGVVHWTHHDPAKRHVGGWIEFDGRRYE; encoded by the coding sequence GTGAAAATACCCTTAAGCCCTAAGTTACGTATTGTGCTCATTATTATTTTGGGTGTGGTGTGGGTTGCTAATGAATACAAACCGGGTGGTCAGACAGGTCCTGTCGCAACCTCTGCTTCTCAATCTAGTACCTCTGTAGCGCGAGCATCAAAAGTAGATAGTGGCTCGCAGAGTGCAATCGCAAAGGCTTTTAGAGATAAGCAAAGTGATCTCATTGTCACAGAAAGCGGTAAAGTATTAAAAGTGCTGCCCGATGATACAAAAGGTTCGAGGCATCAACGTATATTGGTTAAAGTTAATTCGGGAAAAACGGTGCTCATTGCACATAATATTGACTTGGCACCACGGCTTAACACGTTAAGATCAGGAGACACTATTCGCTTTAAAGGTGAGTATGAATGGAATGAAAAGGGTGGTGTAGTGCATTGGACACATCATGACCCAGCTAAGCGACATGTGGGTGGGTGGATTGAATTCGATGGTCGACGTTACGAATAA
- a CDS encoding peroxiredoxin, with product MIQLGSSIPAVPVTLVTKDGQDTVTADTLFAGKKVVLFAVPGAFTPTCSAHHLPGFVVLADDIKAKGVDLIACISVNDAFVMRAWGEQQNAEAITMLADGAGALTKALGLEMETGDFGGLRSQRYAMVIDNGVVTQLNVEAPKQFEVSKAETILAAL from the coding sequence ATGATTCAACTAGGAAGCTCAATTCCAGCAGTACCTGTAACGCTGGTGACAAAGGACGGTCAGGATACAGTAACGGCAGATACATTATTTGCCGGGAAAAAAGTTGTTTTGTTTGCTGTACCAGGAGCCTTTACGCCAACATGCTCTGCACATCACCTTCCAGGTTTTGTTGTATTAGCAGATGACATTAAAGCAAAAGGTGTAGATCTGATCGCTTGTATCTCAGTGAATGATGCATTTGTTATGCGTGCCTGGGGTGAACAGCAAAATGCTGAAGCGATCACTATGCTCGCTGATGGTGCTGGAGCTTTGACTAAGGCGCTAGGGCTAGAAATGGAAACCGGTGATTTTGGTGGGTTACGTTCACAGCGTTATGCCATGGTTATTGATAATGGTGTTGTGACGCAGTTAAATGTTGAGGCACCAAAGCAGTTTGAAGTAAGCAAGGCAGAAACTATTCTTGCTGCGCTGTAG
- a CDS encoding YceI family protein, whose protein sequence is MNTLLKTSLALGGLVLASSPLYAADYVIDTKGAHATIEFRIQHLGYSWLNGRFNKFEGQFSYDEAQPNNSTVSVEIDTTSIDSNHAERDKHLRSGDFLDVSEFPKAKFVSTQYSDNGDGTASLAGDLTLHGVTKPVVLAVSKIGQGDDPWGGFRAGFEGSTEIKLKDFGINYNLGPASETVYLNLSVEGIRQ, encoded by the coding sequence ATGAACACATTGCTTAAAACATCACTTGCACTCGGTGGATTAGTACTCGCTTCTTCACCGCTATATGCAGCTGATTATGTTATTGACACTAAAGGCGCTCACGCAACTATCGAGTTTCGTATTCAGCACTTAGGCTATAGCTGGTTGAATGGTCGTTTCAATAAATTTGAAGGACAATTCAGCTATGACGAAGCTCAACCTAATAATTCAACCGTATCTGTAGAGATCGATACAACAAGTATTGACTCTAACCATGCTGAGCGTGATAAGCATCTTCGCAGCGGCGATTTCTTAGATGTGAGTGAGTTTCCTAAAGCTAAATTTGTAAGCACACAATACAGCGACAATGGTGACGGTACCGCATCTTTGGCAGGTGACCTAACTCTACACGGTGTAACTAAACCGGTAGTGCTAGCGGTTAGCAAGATTGGCCAAGGCGATGACCCTTGGGGCGGATTTCGCGCAGGATTTGAAGGCTCAACTGAAATCAAACTTAAAGATTTTGGTATCAACTATAACCTAGGTCCAGCATCTGAAACCGTCTACCTAAACCTATCTGTTGAAGGTATTCGCCAATAG
- a CDS encoding cytochrome b, whose protein sequence is MALIKEFRNKTTHYGWGTIGLHWVMALAIIGMYPLGLYIDSLTYYDPEYRTVPNWHKSIGILLAITLVVRLSWRAINLQPAHIASHSDLIKRITKLGHAGLYLLLVVVLLSGYLISTADGRAISVFGWFSVPALPELVENQEDVAGEIHFILATVFISLVALHAIAAFKHHLIDKDSTLSRMLGTKENS, encoded by the coding sequence ATGGCGTTGATTAAAGAATTTCGTAATAAGACAACACACTATGGCTGGGGTACTATCGGGCTTCATTGGGTCATGGCGCTGGCTATTATTGGCATGTACCCACTTGGCCTTTATATCGACTCCTTAACTTATTATGACCCTGAATATAGGACTGTTCCTAACTGGCATAAAAGCATCGGGATCTTACTCGCCATTACACTGGTTGTTCGTCTTAGCTGGCGTGCTATTAACCTTCAGCCTGCACATATTGCTTCACACTCAGATTTAATTAAGCGGATAACTAAGCTAGGCCACGCAGGGCTCTACCTGCTATTAGTGGTTGTTTTGCTCTCTGGTTACCTCATTTCTACAGCGGATGGCCGTGCCATTAGTGTATTTGGTTGGTTTAGCGTCCCGGCTTTACCTGAGCTTGTTGAAAACCAAGAAGATGTTGCTGGAGAGATCCATTTCATTCTTGCCACTGTATTTATTTCATTAGTAGCACTGCATGCCATTGCTGCCTTTAAACATCACCTAATCGATAAAGACTCAACACTCAGTAGAATGTTGGGCACCAAGGAGAATTCATGA